Proteins encoded together in one Thermococcus barophilus MP window:
- a CDS encoding SAM hydrolase/SAM-dependent halogenase family protein — MITLTTDFGTKGPYVGEMKGAILSINPKAMLIDITHSITRHSVLEGSFVMEQVVKYYPKDTVHIGVIDPGVGTERKALIIEGDQFLVVPDNGLATLPLKHINPTAAYEIDIKKMEAIIGRKISSTFHGRDVFGPAGALLDLGYEPSRLGKEISLDEIIKLDLKPKQKDGKWILKVIYIDDFGNVILNLEDYERPKYVEVEGLKIPYLDTYGQVKKGELLALPGSHDYLEIAVNQGSAAEVLGVKVGDELEVRLWR, encoded by the coding sequence ATGATTACGCTGACTACAGACTTTGGAACCAAAGGACCATATGTCGGAGAGATGAAAGGGGCGATATTAAGCATAAATCCAAAAGCGATGCTCATTGATATCACCCACTCAATTACAAGACACAGCGTTCTTGAAGGATCTTTTGTGATGGAGCAGGTTGTAAAGTACTATCCAAAAGATACAGTTCATATTGGAGTAATTGATCCAGGAGTTGGTACGGAAAGAAAAGCACTAATCATAGAAGGCGATCAGTTCTTAGTGGTTCCCGATAACGGCTTGGCAACTCTTCCACTGAAACATATAAATCCAACGGCGGCATATGAAATCGACATCAAAAAGATGGAAGCAATAATTGGGAGAAAGATCAGCTCGACCTTTCATGGAAGAGACGTATTTGGTCCAGCGGGAGCTCTGCTGGATTTGGGTTACGAGCCCTCACGCTTAGGAAAGGAGATCAGCCTTGATGAAATAATAAAGCTCGATCTGAAGCCAAAGCAGAAAGATGGGAAATGGATTTTGAAAGTGATTTACATAGATGACTTCGGCAATGTTATCCTAAACTTAGAAGACTATGAGAGACCAAAGTACGTTGAAGTTGAAGGACTCAAAATCCCCTACCTTGATACTTATGGTCAGGTTAAAAAAGGTGAGCTTTTGGCTCTGCCGGGAAGTCATGACTACTTGGAAATAGCCGTCAATCAAGGCTCTGCTGCTGAGGTTTTGGGAGTTAAGGTTGGTGATGAGCTGGAGGTCAGGTTGTGGAGGTGA
- a CDS encoding class I SAM-dependent methyltransferase, which translates to MGHEVVGVDIMDGFLEIALDFKNKFDIVLLLFTSFGYFSDEENFRVLKNVYAALKPSGHFVLDVPNTEFL; encoded by the coding sequence TTGGGGCATGAGGTTGTTGGTGTTGACATTATGGACGGCTTCCTCGAGATTGCGCTTGATTTTAAGAATAAGTTTGACATTGTACTCTTGCTTTTCACCAGCTTCGGCTACTTTAGTGACGAGGAAAACTTTAGAGTGCTGAAAAATGTGTACGCTGCTCTAAAACCCAGCGGGCACTTTGTTCTTGATGTTCCAAATACGGAGTTTTTGTAA
- a CDS encoding GNAT family N-acetyltransferase, translating into MKPLIREAKPEDKPFIEEIAKLTWEGEDYLARVFENWLKDGNFYVLELEGKVIGTAKLTILPDKVGWLEGLRVHPNYQKRGFGRVLHNFMLQRGEELAEKGIITTLEFSTYFLNKESITMAKKDGFKIVERFYYIKRALGDGEHPRPSKIHSLDELDYKDYIPYGWKFLHKCKESLKWLNKKAEIREYSGFKFSYAPMYENEPTFTPFRLSAESIETLLPAMSFEAEKIGYDSIDIMLPEDKQDLIEPLKELGFKNWTNFKEPDVLVFRMEL; encoded by the coding sequence ATGAAGCCCCTTATCAGGGAAGCTAAACCTGAAGATAAGCCCTTCATCGAGGAAATTGCAAAGCTAACATGGGAAGGCGAGGACTACCTCGCTCGGGTTTTTGAGAATTGGCTTAAGGACGGAAACTTCTATGTTCTCGAGCTGGAAGGAAAAGTTATCGGAACGGCAAAGCTCACTATCTTACCTGACAAAGTCGGCTGGCTTGAAGGGCTTAGAGTTCATCCTAACTACCAAAAACGCGGCTTTGGGAGGGTTCTCCATAATTTTATGCTCCAGAGAGGAGAAGAATTGGCAGAGAAAGGCATTATAACTACATTGGAGTTCTCAACCTACTTCCTCAACAAAGAGAGTATTACAATGGCAAAAAAGGATGGTTTTAAGATTGTGGAGCGGTTTTACTACATTAAGAGAGCGCTTGGAGATGGAGAACACCCAAGACCTTCAAAAATTCACTCTTTAGATGAGCTCGACTATAAAGATTACATCCCCTACGGCTGGAAGTTTCTGCATAAATGCAAAGAAAGTCTTAAGTGGCTGAACAAAAAGGCAGAAATTAGAGAATACAGTGGATTTAAGTTCTCTTATGCCCCAATGTATGAAAATGAGCCCACATTTACACCTTTTAGGCTTTCTGCTGAGAGCATAGAGACCCTTTTGCCTGCGATGAGTTTTGAGGCTGAAAAAATCGGCTATGATAGCATTGATATAATGCTCCCCGAAGATAAGCAAGATTTGATTGAGCCCTTAAAGGAGCTTGGTTTTAAAAACTGGACGAACTTTAAGGAGCCAGACGTTTTAGTGTTTAGGATGGAACTTTAA
- a CDS encoding ABC transporter ATP-binding protein, protein MPIVKIRNVSKRFGDVVALRNIDLEIEQGEFVVIAGENGSGKSTLLKIMTGLLIPDNGEVTVLGFDVVEEWKELAKHIGVALANERSLYWKLTGMENLEIFGGIYGVRDAKKKALALLERLDLIDVKDMLVENYSTGMRRKLLLAKSLIHSPKILFLDEILNGLDPKSMIEIVSFLEELNRDGITIVLVSHILHSLPSNSRLIVMKDGKIILDDALRNFKNMKTVKVKAVIGGEKIEKTVDESELTKVIKELTEVGAENIMIERDDLYAILRRIL, encoded by the coding sequence TTGCCGATTGTCAAAATCAGAAATGTCTCAAAGCGCTTTGGAGATGTTGTGGCACTTAGAAATATTGACCTTGAAATTGAACAGGGTGAATTTGTGGTGATAGCAGGAGAAAATGGAAGTGGAAAATCAACACTGCTTAAAATTATGACTGGACTCTTAATTCCAGACAATGGTGAAGTCACTGTTCTGGGATTTGATGTTGTTGAGGAATGGAAAGAATTAGCTAAACACATTGGTGTAGCTTTGGCTAATGAGAGGAGCTTATACTGGAAGCTCACAGGTATGGAGAATCTTGAAATATTCGGTGGCATTTATGGAGTTAGAGATGCAAAAAAGAAAGCTTTGGCGCTTTTAGAGCGATTGGACTTAATTGATGTTAAAGACATGCTGGTTGAAAACTATTCAACTGGTATGAGGAGAAAGCTTCTACTTGCAAAATCTCTTATTCATTCTCCAAAAATCCTTTTTCTTGATGAAATTCTGAACGGACTTGACCCAAAGTCAATGATTGAAATAGTAAGCTTCCTTGAAGAGCTAAACAGGGATGGAATAACAATTGTTCTCGTGAGCCACATACTCCATAGTCTGCCTTCAAATTCAAGGTTAATAGTTATGAAAGATGGCAAGATAATTCTTGATGATGCCCTTAGAAACTTCAAAAACATGAAAACTGTTAAAGTAAAAGCTGTTATTGGAGGAGAAAAAATTGAAAAGACGGTTGACGAAAGTGAGCTGACTAAGGTTATTAAGGAGCTTACGGAAGTTGGAGCAGAAAATATCATGATTGAACGTGATGATCTGTATGCGATTTTGAGGAGGATTCTCTAA
- a CDS encoding ATP-binding protein, whose product MSQNIYKVGHSNDQNGDVMVHPDDYITEHLLNLPTLLKPYNKPEKRELYDWLVSKINLYLKYGKADTILLLGIRGVGKTTLLAQLYFDAISKTNPNQVLYLPLDRLQAFGLSLLDVVEAYKRMIKPEKAVMLFDEAQYEESWDLKLKLLHDERKFLIVVTGSSAMRLRESPDLARRALHRELFPMTFREYYRLKTGESLPELMWKILNLEETELPPLRKEIAEYVRVGSMPLSLEMEEWEVYERLITMLDRVVYRDLREVHEFDAETLDKVFNLLYLIANPKAERFSYERLSRTLSLAKGTVIKLVNALEKAGIVQKIPIHGSLSKNIRRNPKIKFLAVPIKSALLYKAGININKEEVFASLLEDVVAFYLYLIAKAKKGRLSYEPSKGSADFVLELGSEKIVIEVGLGKEKKYQVERTMERVGAEKGIVIGKRYQIDEKVAFYPWQVFVAGL is encoded by the coding sequence ATGTCACAAAATATTTATAAGGTTGGTCATTCTAATGATCAAAATGGTGATGTTATGGTTCATCCAGATGACTATATTACGGAACATCTGCTTAATCTTCCAACTCTTCTAAAGCCATACAACAAACCAGAAAAGCGAGAGCTCTATGACTGGCTTGTCTCTAAGATCAATTTATATCTGAAATACGGGAAAGCTGATACAATCTTACTTCTTGGCATAAGAGGAGTTGGAAAGACAACGCTTTTAGCACAGCTCTACTTTGATGCAATTTCAAAAACGAATCCAAATCAGGTGCTCTATCTACCCCTTGATAGGCTCCAAGCTTTTGGGCTAAGCCTCTTAGATGTAGTAGAAGCTTATAAAAGGATGATAAAGCCAGAAAAAGCTGTGATGCTCTTCGATGAAGCTCAGTATGAGGAAAGCTGGGACTTGAAGCTCAAACTACTCCACGATGAGAGGAAATTTCTTATTGTTGTAACGGGTTCCTCGGCGATGAGGCTCAGAGAAAGTCCCGATTTGGCAAGAAGAGCTCTTCATAGAGAGCTTTTCCCAATGACTTTCAGAGAATATTATCGCCTCAAAACTGGTGAGTCTCTTCCAGAACTCATGTGGAAGATTCTTAATTTGGAAGAAACTGAGCTCCCACCCCTCAGGAAAGAGATTGCCGAGTACGTAAGAGTTGGTTCCATGCCACTTTCGCTTGAGATGGAAGAATGGGAAGTTTATGAGAGGCTCATCACGATGCTTGATAGAGTTGTTTACCGTGACCTTAGAGAAGTCCATGAATTCGACGCTGAAACGCTTGACAAAGTCTTCAACCTGCTCTACTTAATAGCAAATCCAAAGGCAGAAAGATTCAGCTACGAGAGACTTTCCAGAACACTTAGCTTGGCTAAAGGGACTGTTATAAAGCTTGTAAATGCTCTTGAGAAAGCTGGAATTGTTCAAAAAATTCCAATTCATGGCTCACTTTCTAAGAACATCAGGAGAAATCCGAAGATAAAGTTTCTTGCAGTTCCGATAAAATCCGCCCTTCTTTACAAAGCTGGCATAAACATCAACAAAGAAGAAGTCTTCGCCTCTCTTCTTGAAGATGTCGTGGCATTCTACCTTTATTTGATTGCAAAGGCAAAAAAGGGGAGACTAAGCTACGAGCCGAGTAAAGGAAGTGCTGATTTTGTGCTTGAGCTTGGTAGTGAAAAAATTGTTATTGAAGTTGGACTTGGAAAAGAAAAGAAATACCAAGTTGAGAGGACAATGGAAAGAGTTGGAGCAGAGAAGGGCATTGTAATCGGAAAGAGGTATCAGATTGATGAGAAAGTTGCCTTTTATCCATGGCAGGTGTTTGTGGCAGGGTTGTAG
- a CDS encoding GNAT family N-acetyltransferase: MIRRAKIEDKSILEEIHGGEPPWENFEVYLKAIRDSGGDIFLYGDKGEIELLPFNGKAHIHVLWVQEGYRGKGIGSKLLAFAEKWAKKRGLKGLSVIPEDGNAMRFYMKNGFGFKEWQVKVIKDVEGCDVKVESHYDNPPKFPNVSAVYTSGLFLWNLHKKAPRVRFRDFTILLIDEGSCVNAVIYGERLNRRIVKVAECLAGKIGKKLFLQVWMKDWKILEEEGFKKSVKLSGWRRFSLEPLF; the protein is encoded by the coding sequence ATGATAAGGAGAGCAAAAATTGAGGACAAGAGTATTTTAGAAGAAATACACGGTGGAGAACCTCCATGGGAAAACTTTGAAGTTTACCTAAAAGCTATTAGGGACTCAGGTGGGGACATATTTCTTTACGGGGATAAGGGAGAGATTGAGCTTTTGCCGTTTAATGGGAAAGCTCACATCCATGTTCTTTGGGTTCAAGAAGGATATAGAGGCAAAGGTATCGGTTCAAAGCTTTTAGCATTCGCCGAGAAATGGGCAAAGAAACGAGGTCTGAAAGGACTAAGCGTCATTCCAGAAGATGGAAATGCCATGCGGTTTTATATGAAAAACGGATTTGGATTTAAAGAATGGCAGGTGAAAGTTATAAAGGATGTTGAAGGATGCGATGTAAAAGTGGAGTCCCATTATGACAATCCTCCGAAGTTTCCGAACGTTTCAGCCGTTTATACCTCCGGTCTTTTCCTTTGGAACCTCCACAAAAAAGCTCCCCGAGTTAGATTTAGAGACTTTACAATACTTCTTATTGATGAAGGAAGCTGTGTAAATGCTGTTATCTATGGGGAGAGACTCAACAGAAGAATTGTGAAAGTTGCTGAGTGTCTTGCCGGAAAAATTGGAAAGAAGTTATTCCTTCAAGTTTGGATGAAAGACTGGAAGATTTTAGAGGAAGAAGGCTTTAAAAAATCGGTAAAGTTGAGTGGATGGAGAAGATTTTCACTTGAACCACTATTTTAA
- a CDS encoding nucleotidyltransferase domain-containing protein yields MNWVVTGSLGFAFQGLSIEPNDIDIQTDKKGAYEIECLFSEFVIKKVTFSSREKICSHFGARMIDWIKVEIMGDIQKKVYDEWEPPVDINRYKRFVQIEGMKIPVLDLEYEYQAYLKLGRIEKARMLKKFFRKKIRASH; encoded by the coding sequence GTGAACTGGGTCGTTACCGGGAGTCTCGGCTTTGCATTTCAGGGCCTTTCCATTGAGCCCAATGATATTGATATCCAGACAGACAAAAAAGGAGCTTATGAGATTGAGTGTCTCTTTTCTGAGTTCGTTATCAAGAAAGTGACGTTCTCATCAAGGGAGAAGATTTGCTCACACTTTGGAGCGCGGATGATTGATTGGATTAAAGTTGAGATAATGGGAGATATTCAAAAGAAGGTCTATGATGAGTGGGAACCTCCTGTGGATATAAATAGGTACAAACGCTTTGTGCAAATCGAAGGCATGAAAATCCCCGTTTTGGATTTAGAATATGAGTACCAAGCCTATCTCAAGCTTGGCAGGATTGAAAAAGCGAGGATGCTGAAGAAGTTTTTTAGAAAAAAGATAAGAGCAAGTCATTAG
- a CDS encoding ABC transporter permease produces MRFLYLAKASLLTAKRYKIDWYGNVLMPILGVLPVIIAIWFGNKLGLLNFSSIIGTENLLEYYVLGIAYWNYIESVWSSIFSLREHMRIGQLEELILTPLKPWEYILGWSFLSFALTTVSSLPLILIALLLNVQHLNIEKLILAVLIFLISLIASFGFAFLIFGLTLVVKEGDEIVSLLGNAAPLLGGLYFPIAILPIPLRYLAYSLPFTWSLDLLRALLLSSKTILNIGSEIKVFLLLSFGYFALGTVSYILLERKMRKRGIHGF; encoded by the coding sequence GTGAGGTTTTTGTACTTGGCTAAGGCATCTCTGTTGACAGCAAAAAGGTATAAAATTGACTGGTATGGGAACGTTTTAATGCCCATATTGGGAGTTCTCCCTGTAATAATCGCCATATGGTTTGGAAATAAGCTTGGACTTTTGAATTTTTCGAGCATTATTGGGACAGAAAATTTATTGGAGTATTACGTTTTAGGGATAGCGTACTGGAACTACATCGAGTCAGTTTGGAGTTCGATTTTTTCTCTCAGAGAGCATATGAGAATTGGACAGCTTGAGGAACTTATATTAACCCCACTAAAACCTTGGGAGTACATATTAGGGTGGTCATTTCTTTCTTTTGCTCTAACAACAGTGAGCTCTTTGCCCTTAATTCTCATAGCTTTGCTTTTAAATGTTCAGCATCTAAATATAGAAAAGCTGATTTTGGCAGTTCTAATATTTCTAATTTCTTTGATAGCTTCTTTTGGCTTTGCTTTTCTTATATTTGGGCTGACACTTGTTGTTAAGGAGGGAGATGAAATAGTTTCACTTCTTGGCAATGCTGCACCCCTCTTGGGTGGGCTTTATTTTCCAATAGCGATTCTTCCAATTCCCCTCCGATACCTTGCCTATTCTCTGCCATTCACATGGAGCCTTGATTTATTGAGAGCTTTGTTGTTGAGTTCTAAAACAATTCTCAACATTGGATCTGAAATTAAAGTGTTTTTACTGCTTTCTTTTGGATATTTTGCTTTGGGCACAGTTAGTTATATACTGCTCGAGAGGAAGATGAGAAAGAGGGGAATTCATGGATTTTAG
- a CDS encoding nicotinamide-nucleotide adenylyltransferase, whose protein sequence is MPKRGLFVGRFQPVHNGHIKALEFVFSQVDEVIIGIGSAQASHTLKNPFTTSERMEMLIRALDEAGFKRKYYLIPLPDINFNAIWATYVVSMVPKFDVVFTGNSLVAQLFREKGYEVIVQPMFRKDILSATEIRKRMIEGKPWEELVPKSVAEFIKEIKGVERIRMLATNLEKNEKELQAPIRIPEF, encoded by the coding sequence ATGCCAAAACGCGGCTTATTTGTTGGTCGCTTTCAGCCTGTTCATAACGGACACATAAAAGCTTTAGAATTCGTTTTTTCTCAGGTTGATGAGGTGATAATAGGTATAGGAAGTGCACAGGCAAGCCACACCCTGAAAAATCCGTTTACAACAAGTGAAAGAATGGAGATGCTGATAAGGGCATTAGATGAGGCGGGGTTTAAAAGAAAGTACTATCTAATTCCTCTGCCGGATATAAACTTTAACGCAATCTGGGCAACCTATGTGGTCAGCATGGTTCCAAAATTTGACGTGGTGTTTACTGGTAATTCCTTGGTGGCCCAGCTTTTCCGTGAGAAAGGTTATGAGGTCATAGTACAGCCAATGTTCAGGAAGGACATCCTTTCGGCTACAGAAATAAGAAAAAGAATGATCGAGGGCAAGCCTTGGGAAGAACTTGTTCCAAAGAGCGTTGCAGAATTCATAAAGGAAATAAAAGGAGTCGAAAGGATAAGAATGCTGGCGACAAATCTCGAGAAAAACGAGAAAGAGCTTCAGGCACCGATCAGGATTCCTGAGTTTTAG
- a CDS encoding ABC transporter permease, translating into MRILAIARKEAKIQLRYRIVWLNFALTPFFIISPWILTAKSFSVEFGEAVLIGSLMWYWLNQYFFGVQEAFEEEREEGTLVSIALSPISLLEFLIGKGLWMLVECVYITVVTMLIFWMLGISQALSLKMLLLYVVSGLYMFAFSILWGALILWFRRIGGINFIVQEVLGLTSGITADVSAYPKFIRFAAYAVPLTYTIKIGRMIFKGASLDYIVKDLGILTAVTIIYFIIGALMLKKAEQKLRIYGEWEAW; encoded by the coding sequence ATGAGGATATTGGCAATTGCTAGGAAGGAGGCTAAGATTCAACTTCGCTATAGAATAGTCTGGCTGAACTTTGCTTTGACACCTTTTTTCATTATATCTCCCTGGATTCTTACGGCTAAGTCCTTTTCAGTGGAGTTTGGAGAGGCTGTTTTAATAGGATCCCTTATGTGGTACTGGCTTAACCAGTACTTTTTCGGTGTGCAGGAAGCTTTCGAGGAGGAGCGGGAAGAGGGAACATTGGTAAGCATCGCTTTGTCTCCCATCTCCCTCCTTGAGTTTTTAATTGGAAAAGGTCTTTGGATGCTCGTTGAGTGTGTATACATAACGGTTGTTACAATGCTAATTTTTTGGATGCTTGGGATTTCTCAAGCTTTATCTCTAAAGATGCTCCTTCTCTATGTAGTCTCAGGACTGTATATGTTTGCATTCTCAATTCTTTGGGGAGCTCTGATTCTGTGGTTTAGGAGAATTGGTGGAATAAATTTTATCGTTCAAGAGGTTTTAGGTCTAACATCTGGAATCACTGCCGATGTGAGTGCTTACCCCAAGTTCATCCGCTTTGCTGCATATGCGGTTCCATTAACTTACACAATAAAGATTGGAAGAATGATTTTTAAAGGAGCCTCTCTCGACTATATTGTAAAGGATTTAGGAATTTTAACAGCTGTAACGATTATTTATTTCATAATTGGTGCTTTAATGCTGAAAAAAGCTGAGCAGAAATTGAGAATTTATGGAGAGTGGGAGGCTTGGTGA
- a CDS encoding ArsR/SmtB family transcription factor, whose product MLLSDNMNAEKLAKMLDGLGHPLRLKIVALLARENRVMYLNEIANSLGISRALAKVHLKKLEKAGIVKSKIILDEEKGKALRFYELVPFEIHISPEILKEVVE is encoded by the coding sequence ATGTTATTAAGTGATAACATGAATGCCGAAAAGCTCGCCAAAATGCTTGATGGACTTGGACATCCACTCAGACTTAAGATAGTTGCACTGCTTGCAAGAGAAAATAGGGTGATGTACCTAAATGAGATAGCAAACAGTCTTGGGATAAGCAGGGCATTAGCTAAAGTTCACCTCAAAAAGCTTGAAAAAGCTGGGATAGTTAAGAGCAAGATCATACTTGATGAGGAGAAGGGGAAAGCTCTGAGATTTTATGAGCTTGTGCCTTTTGAAATCCATATCTCACCTGAAATCCTGAAGGAGGTGGTTGAATGA
- a CDS encoding RecB-family nuclease — protein sequence MIIVVYHNINATRKLEEFAKIAFGFDVDLLVISKPTGTAAQMGVPEIHKEAFKRGKNVLIVGDLPDAIEVVQPDKIYTITKFGKPTNWEELREKLKEKKVMFIFGGTEPGLGKKEIEMGTPINIKWEIGELGELAILLHELKR from the coding sequence ATGATAATCGTTGTGTATCACAACATCAATGCAACAAGGAAGCTTGAGGAGTTTGCTAAAATAGCATTTGGCTTTGACGTTGACTTATTAGTGATTTCAAAGCCTACAGGTACTGCAGCACAAATGGGAGTGCCGGAGATACATAAGGAGGCATTCAAAAGAGGCAAAAATGTCTTAATCGTGGGAGATCTGCCCGACGCAATTGAGGTAGTTCAGCCCGACAAAATCTATACAATCACGAAGTTTGGGAAACCAACTAATTGGGAGGAATTGAGGGAAAAATTGAAAGAGAAGAAGGTGATGTTTATCTTTGGTGGAACTGAGCCGGGGCTTGGCAAGAAAGAAATTGAAATGGGAACGCCAATTAATATAAAGTGGGAGATTGGTGAGCTTGGAGAATTGGCAATCCTCCTTCATGAGCTGAAAAGGTGA
- a CDS encoding MFS transporter — protein MTLEESELQKLNAKVQTVGEVTSLLAFPVVGYLAYLFGVKLMLLDAVFLLIGALLLAPYINVVVRRREIAENENKSTQPTISPKVVFAGIVLILLFNFAIAPARIFVFNALKSLTRKEVIYGLLRSTGTLGSLAGVVGITLFAHKRKIGISKPLIVGMLFESFAVLLLGLPSLVSLFSGILLLNFGGGILNVSFDSLFQRIIPLKKLGTYRGIFDALATLIIPLSQLTFALLIEHGVDISMLAAGMFGLGVLSTAGFFILMCGIKKRGFTKEEV, from the coding sequence ATGACTCTTGAAGAGTCTGAGCTTCAGAAGCTCAACGCAAAGGTACAAACCGTCGGAGAGGTAACTTCTCTTCTTGCGTTTCCCGTTGTGGGTTATCTTGCTTACCTTTTTGGGGTTAAGCTTATGCTTTTGGATGCAGTTTTTCTCTTAATTGGGGCACTGCTTCTTGCTCCATACATCAACGTTGTAGTGAGGCGGAGGGAGATAGCTGAGAATGAAAACAAATCAACCCAGCCTACAATCTCTCCCAAAGTTGTTTTTGCAGGAATTGTGCTAATTTTGCTATTCAACTTTGCAATAGCTCCAGCGAGGATTTTTGTCTTCAACGCTCTTAAAAGTCTAACCAGGAAGGAGGTCATTTACGGTTTGCTGAGATCCACTGGAACCTTGGGGAGCTTGGCTGGAGTGGTTGGAATAACCCTCTTTGCCCACAAGCGTAAAATTGGGATCTCAAAACCCCTTATCGTTGGAATGCTCTTTGAAAGCTTTGCGGTTCTGCTTTTGGGATTACCTTCGTTAGTTTCACTTTTCTCTGGAATCTTGCTTTTGAACTTTGGAGGTGGGATTCTAAACGTCTCATTTGACAGCCTGTTTCAGAGGATAATCCCGCTTAAAAAGCTCGGCACTTACAGGGGAATTTTTGATGCATTGGCTACACTTATAATTCCCTTATCACAGTTGACTTTTGCATTGCTGATTGAGCATGGCGTTGATATTTCAATGCTGGCTGCTGGAATGTTTGGATTGGGTGTTTTGAGCACAGCGGGCTTTTTCATTTTGATGTGTGGCATCAAAAAGAGAGGTTTCACAAAAGAAGAGGTGTGA
- a CDS encoding transglutaminase-like domain-containing protein: MKKSAFLLLLIIFASGCLIKQPAVVTFEIDRTVVKAGGTFHIIVTINNTGKVAFIGADLAINNPDFKILQNPKFPSPLKVGEKVELVWIVKAPDKPGVYTIGVPLELIDELHRTWKGFYHEFTITVVKEETKMPPGELSMEVNVPSSVSGGKIFNITVELKNSGMTPIEIGEVSVNLLDGLKIINRSKIPEKIYGGQSYKIVYQIDAPYRHVSGYVTVIVNYFENGNEKKEIVSRYIEITWAPWFANNETLRKAYGDKYYWIENKYLVDGYWIERFNSTPYANVSILRNYALPLVLKSKSEVEAAKKIYSWILEHYKFGDTTASVDPQKILQQNKISYAEGQLLFTAMMKSINVPSRIVSLYNGTDCIINPLSEFYSGGRWYVVDFKHGFIGTRNEYIATPYFPRVYQLLTQGNFKLVAQAPEELKGHEHVDVGPDYLANLKDKLMTQVEKKLNPMLKTKLTLMLNRMNENEQIFALFIFASAPEKELNEMLLKYDYKDIERSMTALYEFYKDKPWPENFRKYWYILRGVYK; the protein is encoded by the coding sequence TTGAAAAAATCTGCCTTCCTTTTGCTCTTGATAATTTTTGCATCGGGATGCCTGATTAAGCAACCGGCTGTGGTTACCTTTGAGATTGATAGGACTGTTGTAAAAGCCGGGGGGACATTCCATATAATTGTAACTATCAACAACACAGGGAAAGTTGCCTTCATTGGAGCAGATCTGGCGATTAACAATCCAGACTTTAAAATTCTCCAAAATCCTAAGTTCCCTTCCCCGTTAAAGGTGGGGGAGAAAGTAGAGCTTGTTTGGATAGTGAAAGCTCCGGATAAACCCGGGGTGTATACAATAGGAGTCCCCCTGGAGCTCATTGATGAGCTTCACAGAACGTGGAAGGGGTTCTACCATGAGTTCACAATAACTGTTGTTAAAGAAGAAACAAAGATGCCCCCTGGAGAACTTTCTATGGAGGTGAATGTCCCGTCAAGTGTCAGCGGTGGAAAAATCTTCAACATAACTGTTGAACTAAAAAACAGTGGTATGACACCAATAGAGATAGGAGAGGTTTCCGTTAATCTCCTTGATGGCTTGAAAATCATTAACAGGAGTAAGATTCCTGAGAAAATATATGGAGGACAGTCATATAAGATAGTCTACCAAATAGATGCTCCGTATAGGCATGTTTCCGGATATGTGACAGTTATTGTAAACTACTTTGAAAATGGGAATGAAAAAAAGGAAATTGTCAGCAGGTACATTGAGATTACCTGGGCTCCTTGGTTCGCTAATAACGAAACTTTAAGGAAGGCATATGGTGATAAGTATTACTGGATTGAAAACAAATATCTGGTTGATGGCTACTGGATTGAACGGTTCAATTCCACCCCTTATGCAAATGTTAGCATTTTAAGGAACTATGCCTTGCCGCTTGTCCTTAAATCGAAATCCGAAGTTGAAGCTGCGAAGAAAATATACTCGTGGATCCTTGAGCACTATAAATTTGGAGATACGACGGCATCGGTGGATCCACAGAAAATACTTCAGCAGAATAAGATTAGTTATGCTGAAGGGCAGCTTCTCTTCACAGCAATGATGAAATCGATAAACGTACCCTCAAGAATCGTCAGCCTATACAACGGTACAGACTGCATTATAAATCCCCTCTCAGAATTCTACTCTGGAGGAAGATGGTATGTTGTTGACTTCAAACACGGCTTTATTGGCACAAGGAATGAGTACATTGCAACTCCGTATTTTCCAAGGGTATATCAGCTCCTAACTCAAGGAAACTTTAAGCTTGTTGCTCAGGCTCCAGAAGAGCTGAAGGGACATGAGCATGTGGATGTTGGCCCTGACTACCTTGCAAATCTTAAGGACAAACTCATGACACAAGTAGAGAAAAAACTTAATCCAATGCTGAAGACAAAGCTGACTCTAATGCTCAACAGGATGAATGAAAATGAGCAGATATTTGCTCTCTTTATATTTGCATCAGCTCCTGAAAAGGAGCTTAATGAGATGCTTCTGAAGTACGATTATAAAGATATTGAAAGAAGTATGACAGCACTTTATGAGTTTTATAAGGATAAACCTTGGCCCGAGAACTTCAGAAAGTACTGGTACATTCTAAGGGGGGTATACAAATGA